The Streptomyces aurantiacus genome includes a region encoding these proteins:
- a CDS encoding SRPBCC family protein, with translation MAQVEATTERVVAGKPDDVFDALADYNGTRAKLLTEHFSEYEVREGGDGEGTLVHWKLQATSKRVRDCLLEVSEPTDGELVEKDRNSSMVTTWRVTPAGEGKARVVVTSVWNGAGGIGGFFERTFAPKGLGRIYDEVLAKLATEMEK, from the coding sequence ATGGCGCAGGTCGAGGCCACCACGGAGCGAGTCGTAGCGGGTAAGCCGGACGACGTGTTCGATGCGCTGGCCGACTACAACGGCACGCGTGCGAAGCTCCTGACCGAGCACTTCAGCGAGTACGAGGTCCGCGAGGGCGGCGACGGCGAGGGAACCCTCGTCCACTGGAAGCTCCAGGCCACCAGCAAGCGGGTCCGTGACTGCCTGCTCGAGGTGAGCGAACCCACCGACGGCGAACTCGTGGAGAAGGACCGCAACTCCTCGATGGTGACCACCTGGCGGGTCACCCCGGCCGGCGAGGGCAAGGCCCGGGTCGTCGTGACCTCCGTGTGGAACGGCGCCGGTGGCATCGGCGGCTTCTTCGAGCGGACGTTCGCGCCCAAGGGGCTCGGCCGGATCTACGACGAGGTGCTGGCGAAGCTCGCCACCGAGATGGAGAAGTAG
- a CDS encoding GNAT family N-acetyltransferase yields the protein MDDRSRLPLHVREMALADCPRVAEIRVRGWQSAYEGLMPRSYLDGLDVAAETTRRRTHFEQAGEGVVNLVAERGGEVVGWACHGPYRDGGQPTGDAELYAIYVAPDRIASGVGRALLRESTARCAAAGHGRMLLWVLRENAGARRFYERAGFTADGAEEPFEMEGVEVPEVRYVRVLGGVREERASA from the coding sequence ATGGACGACCGCTCCCGCCTCCCCCTCCATGTCCGTGAGATGGCTCTGGCCGACTGCCCGCGCGTGGCGGAGATCCGGGTGCGCGGCTGGCAGAGCGCGTACGAGGGGCTGATGCCCCGGTCGTACCTCGACGGGCTCGACGTGGCGGCCGAGACGACCCGCAGGCGGACCCACTTCGAGCAGGCGGGCGAGGGCGTGGTGAACCTCGTCGCGGAGCGGGGCGGCGAGGTCGTCGGCTGGGCCTGCCACGGTCCGTACCGCGACGGCGGACAGCCCACCGGGGACGCCGAGTTGTACGCGATCTACGTGGCCCCCGACCGGATCGCGAGCGGTGTGGGCCGGGCCCTGCTGCGGGAGTCCACCGCGCGCTGCGCCGCCGCGGGGCACGGCCGGATGCTGCTCTGGGTGCTCCGGGAGAACGCCGGCGCGCGCCGCTTCTACGAGAGGGCCGGTTTCACCGCGGACGGCGCCGAGGAGCCCTTCGAGATGGAGGGCGTCGAAGTGCCCGAGGTGCGTTACGTCCGGGTGCTGGGCGGGGTCCGAGAGGAACGCGCCTCCGCCTGA
- a CDS encoding Rv2578c family radical SAM protein — translation MRWENLTVESGGNPPRDAALFGADAVTTRTFDTPEFRGITFHEIRARSIVNRVPGASRMPFEWTVNPYRGCTHACVYCFARRTHSYLDLDTGLGFDSQIVVKVNAPELLRRQLGSRRWLGEHIAMGTNVDCYQRAEGRYQLMPGIIAALRDHANPFSILTKGTLILRDLDLLKQAAAVTEVGISVSVGFTDQELWRTVEPGTPAPERRLDVVRTLSGHGIDCGVLMAPVIPFLGDDPSQLRATVRAIAASGATSVTPLVLHLRPGAREWFMAWLGHHHPHLVRRYERLYAEGAYAPKWYQRRITRQVHELAEEYGIGPTRAAMPRRIPAPAPAAPGPTQLTLL, via the coding sequence ATGCGCTGGGAGAACCTCACAGTGGAGTCCGGCGGCAACCCGCCGCGGGACGCCGCGCTGTTCGGCGCGGACGCGGTGACCACCCGAACGTTCGACACGCCGGAGTTCCGCGGAATCACCTTCCACGAGATCCGGGCCCGGTCGATCGTCAACCGCGTGCCGGGGGCTTCGCGCATGCCCTTCGAGTGGACCGTCAACCCCTACCGGGGATGCACGCACGCGTGTGTCTACTGTTTCGCCCGCAGGACCCACAGCTATCTGGACCTCGACACCGGTCTCGGCTTCGACAGCCAGATCGTGGTGAAGGTGAACGCCCCGGAGCTGCTGCGGCGCCAGCTGGGTTCGAGGCGCTGGCTCGGCGAGCACATCGCGATGGGCACGAACGTGGACTGTTACCAGCGCGCCGAGGGCCGCTACCAGCTGATGCCCGGCATCATCGCGGCCCTGCGCGACCACGCGAACCCCTTCTCGATCCTCACGAAGGGCACGCTGATCCTGCGCGACCTCGATCTCCTGAAGCAGGCGGCGGCCGTCACCGAGGTCGGGATCTCCGTCTCCGTGGGCTTCACCGACCAGGAGCTGTGGCGGACCGTGGAGCCGGGGACACCGGCCCCCGAGCGCCGCCTCGACGTCGTGCGCACGCTGAGCGGGCACGGCATCGACTGCGGGGTCCTGATGGCCCCGGTGATCCCCTTCCTGGGAGACGATCCGTCCCAACTGCGCGCGACGGTACGGGCGATCGCCGCGTCCGGCGCGACCTCGGTGACCCCGCTCGTGCTGCATCTGCGGCCCGGGGCACGCGAGTGGTTCATGGCCTGGCTGGGGCACCACCACCCGCACCTCGTGCGCCGGTACGAGCGGCTGTACGCGGAGGGCGCGTACGCCCCGAAGTGGTACCAGCGCCGGATCACCCGGCAGGTGCACGAACTGGCCGAGGAGTACGGGATAGGCCCCACGCGCGCGGCGATGCCCCGCAGGATTCCGGCGCCCGCGCCGGCCGCTCCGGGGCCGACCCAGCTCACCCTCCTGTGA
- a CDS encoding alpha/beta hydrolase, whose amino-acid sequence MNRRAAALCGAAAVVAGLITALPAGATSDPAAAPHTTPPTGAAKPAWKKCGTRNHPTLQCASLKVPLDHANPKSRRITLALSRVPHTSKKTYQGPLLVNPGGPGGSGLTLAGFVAASLPKKVAAQYDVIGFDPRGVGASRPALNCRPGHFAPVRPDSLPTGDATEKANLDRVKAFAKACAAKHADLLPYIDTVSAVRDMDAIRHALGAERINYFGYSYGTYLGAVYAKLHPGRVRRMVLDSVVDPTGVWYEDNIAQDRAFNDRHRAFMAWVAEHDATYGLGTDPESIETAWYAMRTALAKKPADKKVGASELEDTFSPGSYYDGYWPYLAAAFAAFVNDGDDDPLVEAYENFGAVDAAGDNSYSVYTSVQCRDARWPRDWDEWRDDNWAVNRKAPFMTWSNAWYNAPCAFWPTDPAEPVDVSNDSVPPVLLFQATGDAATPYEGGVTLHHLLGGSSLVVEQGGGNHGITLSGNACLDKHLAAYLTDGRVPRGGGEADAVCEALPAPKPLKTKAAPGTRGAALHGLLGFRG is encoded by the coding sequence GTGAACCGACGCGCAGCCGCCCTGTGCGGCGCCGCTGCCGTGGTGGCCGGACTGATCACCGCCCTCCCGGCCGGCGCGACCTCGGACCCCGCGGCCGCCCCGCACACCACCCCGCCCACCGGTGCGGCGAAGCCCGCCTGGAAGAAGTGCGGCACCCGGAACCACCCGACGCTCCAGTGCGCGTCCCTGAAAGTGCCGCTCGACCACGCGAACCCGAAGAGCCGGCGCATCACGCTGGCGCTGTCACGGGTGCCGCACACCTCGAAGAAGACGTACCAGGGGCCCCTGCTGGTGAACCCGGGCGGCCCCGGCGGCAGCGGCCTCACCCTCGCCGGGTTCGTCGCGGCCTCCCTTCCGAAGAAGGTGGCGGCGCAGTACGACGTCATCGGCTTCGATCCGCGCGGGGTCGGTGCCAGCAGGCCCGCCCTGAACTGCAGGCCGGGGCACTTCGCGCCGGTGCGCCCCGACTCGCTGCCGACCGGCGACGCGACCGAGAAGGCCAACCTCGACCGGGTCAAGGCCTTCGCGAAGGCCTGCGCGGCCAAGCACGCGGACCTGCTGCCGTACATCGACACCGTGAGCGCGGTCCGCGACATGGACGCGATCCGCCACGCCCTCGGCGCCGAGCGGATCAACTACTTCGGGTACTCGTACGGCACCTACCTCGGTGCCGTCTACGCGAAGCTCCACCCCGGGCGGGTACGGCGCATGGTGCTCGACTCCGTCGTCGACCCCACCGGTGTCTGGTACGAGGACAACATCGCCCAGGACCGCGCGTTCAACGACCGTCACCGGGCCTTCATGGCCTGGGTCGCCGAGCACGACGCGACGTACGGGCTCGGCACCGATCCGGAGAGCATCGAGACCGCCTGGTACGCGATGCGGACGGCCCTGGCGAAGAAGCCCGCGGACAAGAAGGTCGGTGCCTCCGAACTGGAGGACACCTTCTCCCCCGGCAGCTACTACGACGGCTACTGGCCGTATCTCGCCGCCGCGTTCGCGGCCTTCGTGAACGACGGGGACGACGACCCGCTGGTCGAGGCGTACGAGAACTTCGGCGCGGTCGACGCCGCGGGCGACAACAGCTACAGCGTCTACACCTCGGTGCAGTGCCGGGACGCGCGCTGGCCGCGCGACTGGGACGAGTGGCGCGACGACAACTGGGCGGTGAACCGGAAGGCGCCGTTCATGACCTGGAGCAACGCCTGGTACAACGCGCCGTGCGCGTTCTGGCCGACGGATCCGGCCGAGCCCGTGGACGTCTCGAACGACTCGGTGCCGCCGGTTCTGCTGTTCCAGGCGACGGGCGACGCGGCCACTCCGTACGAGGGCGGCGTGACACTCCATCACCTGCTGGGCGGCTCCAGCCTGGTGGTCGAGCAGGGCGGCGGCAACCACGGCATCACGCTGAGCGGGAACGCCTGCCTGGACAAGCACCTGGCCGCCTATCTGACCGACGGCAGGGTGCCGCGCGGCGGCGGCGAGGCCGACGCGGTGTGCGAGGCGCTGCCCGCCCCGAAGCCCCTGAAGACGAAGGCGGCCCCGGGAACCCGCGGCGCGGCGCTGCACGGACTGCTCGGCTTCCGCGGCTGA
- a CDS encoding RidA family protein, protein MTGPIRIAAPDGVAPAAAYSHVVVGTGRFVAVSGQLPLDEDGGLVGEGDPAAQARQVFENLRRCLASAGAGFDDVVKMTFFVTDMAHMPAVRAARDEHMAPDRLPAASAVQVAALVRPEFLMEIEAFAVLPG, encoded by the coding sequence ATGACCGGACCGATCCGTATCGCCGCCCCCGACGGGGTCGCCCCCGCCGCCGCGTACTCGCATGTCGTCGTGGGCACCGGCCGCTTCGTGGCGGTCTCGGGCCAACTGCCGCTCGACGAGGACGGCGGGCTCGTCGGCGAGGGCGACCCGGCGGCACAGGCCCGCCAGGTCTTCGAGAACCTGCGGCGCTGTCTGGCCTCGGCCGGCGCCGGTTTCGACGACGTGGTCAAGATGACCTTCTTCGTCACGGACATGGCCCACATGCCGGCCGTCCGCGCGGCCCGGGACGAGCACATGGCGCCGGACCGCCTTCCGGCCGCCTCGGCCGTGCAGGTCGCCGCCCTCGTGCGCCCGGAGTTCCTGATGGAGATAGAGGCGTTCGCGGTACTCCCCGGCTGA